A DNA window from Terriglobales bacterium contains the following coding sequences:
- the aroC gene encoding chorismate synthase — protein sequence MLRFSTSGESHGEALVALLSGMPAGLKVDEEFVNRELWRRQQGYGRGGRMRIERDTAHILSGVRHGQTIGSPIALTLANKDWQNWQESLPVAAGDPEKHKEVKSPRPGHADLAGALKYNFPEARYILERASARESAARVAVGALAKLFLRELGIEVLSHVVAVGSARLNLDEIPWERLQALHGREEVLLNCVDEETEQRMKAEVDRALKTGDSIGGVFEVVAHNVPPGLGTYANWDERLDTHLAAAVMSLQAVKAVEIGTGVASALSFGSQVHDEIGYQKGNNLPFTGFTRKSNHAGGIEGGISNGQDIIVRGYLKPISTLRRPLESVDFKTREAVKAAYERSDVCVVPAAGVAGEAMVALTLARSALEKFGGDSMTETTRNFKGYCQQLKEF from the coding sequence ATGCTTCGATTCTCTACCTCAGGTGAGTCTCACGGCGAGGCTCTGGTTGCGTTGCTCTCCGGCATGCCCGCCGGATTGAAGGTTGACGAGGAATTCGTCAACCGCGAGTTATGGCGTCGTCAACAAGGCTACGGACGCGGCGGACGCATGCGCATTGAGCGCGACACCGCCCACATCCTCTCTGGCGTGCGCCACGGTCAGACCATCGGCTCGCCCATTGCGCTTACGCTGGCCAATAAGGACTGGCAGAACTGGCAGGAGTCGCTGCCGGTTGCCGCGGGCGATCCGGAGAAACACAAGGAAGTAAAGTCGCCTCGTCCCGGACACGCCGATCTCGCGGGCGCCCTCAAGTACAACTTTCCCGAAGCACGCTACATCCTCGAACGCGCCTCGGCCCGCGAGTCAGCCGCCCGTGTTGCCGTTGGCGCTCTGGCCAAGCTCTTCCTGCGGGAATTAGGCATTGAAGTTCTAAGCCACGTGGTCGCCGTGGGCAGCGCCCGCTTGAACCTGGACGAAATCCCCTGGGAGCGACTCCAGGCCCTTCATGGCCGCGAAGAAGTTCTGCTCAACTGCGTAGACGAAGAGACCGAGCAGCGCATGAAGGCCGAAGTAGACCGCGCCCTCAAGACCGGCGACTCTATCGGCGGCGTTTTTGAAGTTGTCGCACACAACGTGCCTCCCGGCCTTGGCACCTACGCCAACTGGGATGAGCGTCTCGATACCCACCTCGCAGCCGCTGTGATGTCATTACAGGCGGTCAAGGCCGTGGAGATCGGAACCGGCGTGGCCTCCGCGCTTTCCTTTGGCTCCCAAGTGCACGATGAGATCGGTTACCAAAAAGGGAACAACCTTCCTTTCACCGGCTTCACGCGAAAATCAAACCACGCCGGTGGCATCGAAGGCGGCATCTCCAACGGACAGGACATCATCGTGCGTGGTTACCTGAAGCCCATTTCCACCTTGCGGCGTCCGCTGGAATCGGTAGACTTTAAAACCCGCGAGGCCGTCAAGGCGGCCTATGAGCGCTCGGATGTGTGCGTTGTCCCCGCCGCCGGAGTCGCAGGCGAAGCCATGGTCGCACTCACCCTGGCCCGCAGCGCCTTAGAAAAATTCGGCGGCGACTCGATGACTGAAACTACCCGCAACTTCAAGGGATATTGCCAGCAATTGAAGGAATTCTAG